gggtccaggacttcatcgtccttggattgccacaattAATGCAATTTGAGGTTTATTTTGAGGATGTCGTCAGGGAtccgtaaatagggtccaggacttTAATAGTCCTTGGGTTGTCACAGTGCGAATATATTGAGGATATATATGAAGTGACCGTGTGTGTTACCGTTtcattaacgtggacaatgattgctTGTTctcacactgagtgtaccctgtatgctcatcccatatttaacgTGGAAGGTCGATTgacgaatcaaatattttgtatttagcTTTACCTAAATATGTTATTTTGagtaaagtattttaaataaaaatttatttcataattttctcattaaatatttatttatattcatagcTTTTCCgcacaaatatttatttaaattttaattagatttgGGTGTCACAGTGCGGTGATGTTTTTCCAACGTTTCGGTGGTGGTGAGGCCCCACCTGCGTGCACGTTATATACTTGATTATAttcagatacctcttgtaatttttaaaaaaataatcataaaattaaaccaaagcatataaaattgaaattggccaaaaaaatatataaaaataaataaaataaaaaatgggatATAAAGTGAGACATTAAATGTGGTACACTACTGAATCTCAATCCAACACGTGGATGCTACATTGTACTTGTCGGAATATTAGAACTTCTACAAAATATTTCTATTGGAAACGTGAAATTTTATTATGAGAAAACTTATACCTGACCCCACAGTCGTGGGCACGTGTTATGTTGCGCGGAAATTAAAGTGGTGGGGACCGTAAagggtattttagtcttttaatttattttagtacACAAAAGAGTTAATTTTAAAGAGGGGTTAAAAAACACATCACTTTTAAAAATTGGTATTTAAAATCTTGAAccccttttattattttagaaagatattaattaattgataaattaataaattattaattgaaacaattattttaagcaaatttaattataattacctaaaaatttaaaaaacataaattcaaTACCATTCAAATTCAACAAACTAACTTaaatttttactttaaaaaatcTTCATCAATCTTGCAATCTCGGCTTGGACTATAAATGTTCAACAAGAGACAATTACCAAATTTTCAGACATTTGTGAACAAAATGAAGCATGTTTAGAGATCCTTAATAAAGGTGTACGAAATGATGGATAAATAAGTTTGTGAAAATTTCACCATACCTAACCCCACAATTATTTGCGATCGAATATCCTCGTCACAGGAAAAAGAGATGATgacaaaagggaaaaaaaattaacaaagtaGAAGATGCATGACAACTGTCAAGATAAATAATGTTACTAATTAAATAATCCAAACTTTATACGTTTCATATCATAAGTGGCAGTTCTATATTTTTTGCGAAAGTGAACAAAATAACGAAAGTAAAAAGGAGATGTGTTTTGACAGAAGACGACATGAGCGGCCTAAAAATAAGAGGGAAAAAGATAATCATATAAATATTCAAAATCAAACGGATTGGCAtgtattcatcattttttattttgataatttaacagtattaaatcaagaaatttaaaggccgcgctCCTTACTGCTTGGCTTTTAGATTatgttataataataaaattaacagCACGTTTACAATATAAAATCAATTATGATAAAtacaatatattaataataaatactcAATTACCTCTTAACATAATTCGCGCATCATGGCTTTTAGCTTATGTtataaagatataaaataatcatCACCTGTGCATGATATttcacaaaataattaaataataaaataatcaatcatAATGCCAAGACGTGACTCTTGTCGGTCATATCTCATCAACTTTATCTATATAGTACAATGATGATTAATTTGAGAACGACGATTAAGACACCAACTATTCTTGTGGGggacacatacatatatagaattaatattataaactcTCTCTGTCCACGAAATAACTTACTGGAgtacttttttcttttaagaacgttcacaaaaaaaattcccATCAATATTTGGGAACTATACCCCACTACTTTAAAATACCTCATTTTACCCTTCCTTTTTCaccaaaacaataaaaataatttttcactATTCCTAATATACTGAACaatttttctccactctcaatacaaaAGGGAGAAGGCTCGTATTGAAATTTTGTAGCAccgaataaaattaaatacgagtattattttttgtagaacaataaataaatattattctcAAAACATGTACTATTACTTACTATTAGTGTCACATGAATTATGTTGCTTTAAATTAGAatgttttcttttcatttgtgAAAGTTTTCTTTGTcgataaaattaaaaaagatcAAGAAGAAAAATCAAACTCATGCATAGTCAGATGGTTCACGTAGGCCTAGATTAACCTgctctattaaaaaaaaatcccgCTTTTAATTCTACTGCATAATTGATTCAGCAATATAGTAGttaatcttattattattttaaaactaaTTTATGTTTGGTGCATTGAGATTGATCATGCTATGTTGGGATTATATATTTTTCGGTGTTGTTCAAGAAAAAAATTACGTGAATAAGGTGAGCTTGATGTGGACGAAGAATTGTTAATTAATATTCATACTTCAGAACCAAGAAGAAAtataatactctctctgtcccagcttttagtatttatctttcattttttggtcgtcccacattttggtatccatttctatttttaataaaagtaggtgggacccttggtccactttaattattttaacactcacataaaacgtggaacccttattccactcactaCACATTCaacaactttattaaaatccgtgccactttcaaatgaatactaaaaactGGGATGAAGGAAGTACAAAACACGtacaaatatatcaaattaataataattcaaattatgCTCACAACTCGCTATCGCCACTAAGTGGAATTTGTAAATTTGGGATTTTGAACGAATATATCAAAAATAAGTAATAAAACGACacattataattttaatgaagaaAAAGAGAAACATTCTAGTAACATACTACATGCTAGCTTGGAGATTTGCAACCAAGTCTATTGAGGGTTTTATTTGCTACATATATAAACACAAGGATTTGGTTTGATACAAATTAAGAATATTCAACTTTCATCGGCTCAAGCACATAGAATCTCCCCGAGTACTTATAACTGGTCAATGTTTTTGCCgataaaaaggaaaaggaaagaaaaaagaaagaagcaaGACGGAGAAAAAGTTGTAGTCAATGATTATGCTGATGAAAAGAAAAAcggaaaagagaaagaaagaagaaagttGTAggaattttgaagaatttgaaCTTATTTAGAATTGTGGTTATTGTGGGATCTtgtataatactccatccgtcccatgaatcttgacatgtATTCATTTTTGGGCCGttccacaaatcttgacacatttccaaataaggtaataattattacattctatttcctactttatcacttttatactttattaactacacacttaaaacactaatctataattccttaattctcgtgtcaaaatcaaacgtgtcaagattcgtgggacggagggagtaataataataataataataatacatcaTTGCCCTTTAAAAAGTTTAAAAATAGGAACATAATATGTaaatcaacttttgtaaaacaagCTCTTTTATATTAATAGTTATAGATTTGGTGTGGAGGCATTTGTTTGAGAATGGGTAAAACATACCATTAACCCTTTGATATATGTACGAGACACTTATTTGTGGATAGGACGAGAATTATTTTGTTGCATAGGATCCCTTCCAAATGTAATTACTGATTCACAATTGGATTAACAAGAATTAACTTACTTCGTATTCAGTATTCCAACTGTTCGATAAAAGTTCTTAATGAAATCTTCCATAGATTACCCAAATGCGTTGTTGCATAGTCCGTACATTGAGATGGTCGAGTATCTTATTTGTAGACTTAACGAGAGCAGACTCGATCGCTTAGTCCTTATTTATTTACGACACACACACATCTCAAAATCACACAAATTGACGAATAATGTTGCCGGCCAGCTCCATCCAGCTCCTCGCGCCGGCATTATTTTGCGCCACCATGGTGGCCGTGAAATACCATGAGACAATATCATGGATGGCGACGTATGGTTGGCTTAGTCCGCTGGCGGCGGAGAGCCCTACCTGAACCTGCTCGGGAAGAAAGCCGCTCAAATCGTACTCATAGATGACCTCAAACGTCTTCGAGCCGGCGGTGGCACTGACGGTGATCATCTTCGTGGCTCCGACGTAGTTGATCCGCGCAGTCACCTGCTGTCCGACTATGGCGCCGTCGACCTCCGTCGTGTTGCGGGATTCCCTAGATCCGATGTCGATACCGATGTGGGGGTAGTTCGGATCCCACGGGCTGTTGACATAGGTGTCAAACTCCACGGCGAAGACAGAGGGACTATTTCCGGAGGAGCTGAAGATTCCAAGGTTGGCCCCGACGGAGCCGCTGGGAATGGTGGAGCCGACGGGGGCTATGAAGAAGGTGATGCCGTCAGCGGCAAGATTGGTGGCGCTGGGTGTGATGATGAAGTTTACGGTGGTTTCAAAGTCGACTTGGCCGCCGGCTTGGGAGAACTGGACCGGCTTCGAGTACAAGACCCGGCCGACTTGGTATGTCTGCAGGTCGgtgaggcggaggaaggtggagTCCGACGGGAAATGGGCGTCGCCTTGGTAGGTGAGATCAGTCGGCTGGTCGCCCCAGAAGTCATAGGTGAAGGTCGTCGATTGGGACTGCGCCGTGTTGGCGGCGGCCGCAAGGAGAAGGGTGATGGAGATTAGGGTTTGGAGAAGGTTGGCCATGGCTTAATTGATTTGGATGTGGTGGATGATGGTGGTATCTTTCTCTTGCTTCTATTTATAGTAGTATAACGAGCCCTagttaattatctttaaatcatactaaaatatcataaattaaaattgaagaaaaaaaagttaaaaccTACTCTCGccgtccctcaaataacttctTAGAAGAAGAGGGGTAGGAGTTTTAAGACGAAGTTATTGAAATTAGTATTTAGATTGGTGAAAATGTGCAAAGTAAGGATAAAtgaagtattatatatatattagtggtGTGGTATAGcccaaaaatagaaaataaagtttttttGAAAATGGACCAAAAAGAAGAGTTAGGAAGTTATTCGGGGAAAAGTGGAAGATAACATATTGAAAGTGGGATATGTGGTACACGATAAGTTGTAGGACAAAGGATATCGCATGTGACGCCGGAATGCTACATTGTACTTGTTGGAAGATTAGAACTActataaaataatacttttgGAAATGcgaaattttataattttagaaagatattaattaatcaataaattaatactttctccgtcccacctatcttgagacactTTCTTTTTTAGCGTCTCACTTATTTTGTGACATTTTCTTATTAGGCAAAAGTTTTaccatttattcacattttcactttttcacctatacaCAAAACACTACAATCTTAATTCtcataccaaaaaaaaaaaaggcctcAACATAACTGGGACGGAGGagtaaattattaattaaaagaattatattgagcaaatttaattatttcaacAAACATAAATTCAATACCattcaaattcaacaaattaacttaaatttaattactttgaAAAATCTTCAGCAATCTTGCAATCTCGGCTTGGACTATAAATGTTCAACAGAGACAAATAACCAATTTTTCAGAAATTGTGCTCGAAATTCGTTCCGGCGACTGAAGGCATTTGTGAACAAAATGAAGCATGTTTAATTAGAGATCCTTAATAAAGGTGTACCAAATGATGGATATATAAGTTTGTGGATAATATTTGAGATCGAATTTCCTCGTCACAGGAAAAAGAGATGATGACAAAAGTGAAGAAACTAAATAACAAAGTAGAAGATGACAATTGTCAAGAAAAATACTATTAAAGTAATAGTGACGAGAAGATGTGTGTTTTGACAGAAAATGACATGAGCGGACTAATAATAAGAAGGAAAAATATAATCAAcctattcatcatttttcacaacGCATTTACCATACTATAATAGTTGgcattttatttttaagggGATAATTTTAGGACAATCAACCCCTATATAAAGAGAGTAATCATCATACATACAACGTTTTCCataaactttcattttctcctaaaaaatcctGAACTTTCAGGATTTTCCATAGAATGTCCCGCTATGGAAAATCCGATGACGGAAAGATGACAAAAAGTCCCGAACTTTTAGCGTTTTCAACAATGGTGGTTCCTAATATGGTTTTCCAACCATGACGGTAcccaaaatatttcatttgaCGAGATAAGTCATGTTTTGGACACCGGATTTTGTATATCAgtgacattttatgaaaaaaaaagtgattgTTCGAGGTATTTAGGGGAAAACGAAAATTCGGTTTATAGTGCGAGGAATAGCAAGGAGTTGGGCGGTGGGTGGGTCCAATTTGCTAACTTAACTTagtgttttctattttttatcgAACAagtatattactccctccgtccacgaaataacttcctatctttcctttttggattgtccacaaaagaacttcctaccta
The genomic region above belongs to Salvia miltiorrhiza cultivar Shanhuang (shh) chromosome 5, IMPLAD_Smil_shh, whole genome shotgun sequence and contains:
- the LOC131026564 gene encoding lectin alpha chain-like; protein product: MANLLQTLISITLLLAAAANTAQSQSTTFTYDFWGDQPTDLTYQGDAHFPSDSTFLRLTDLQTYQVGRVLYSKPVQFSQAGGQVDFETTVNFIITPSATNLAADGITFFIAPVGSTIPSGSVGANLGIFSSSGNSPSVFAVEFDTYVNSPWDPNYPHIGIDIGSRESRNTTEVDGAIVGQQVTARINYVGATKMITVSATAGSKTFEVIYEYDLSGFLPEQVQVGLSAASGLSQPYVAIHDIVSWYFTATMVAQNNAGARSWMELAGNIIRQFV